In Phocoena phocoena chromosome 11, mPhoPho1.1, whole genome shotgun sequence, one DNA window encodes the following:
- the GNB3 gene encoding guanine nucleotide-binding protein G(I)/G(S)/G(T) subunit beta-3 isoform X1 codes for MGEMEQLRQEAEQLKKQIADARKACADITLAELVSGLEVVGRVQMRTRRTLRGHLAKIYAMHWATDSKLLVSASQDGKLIVWDTYTTNKVHAIPLRSSWVMTCAYAPSGNFVACGGLDNMCSIYSLKSREGNVKVSRELSAHTGYLSCCRFLDDNNIVTSSGDTTCALWDIETGQQKTVFVGHTGDCMSLAVSPDFKLFISGACDASAKLWDVREGTCRQTFTGHESDINAICFFPNGEAICTGSDDASCRLFDLRADQELTTYSHESIVCGITSVAFSLSGRLLFAGYDDFNCNVWDSMKCERVGILSGHDNRVSCLGVTADGMAVATGSWDSFLKIWN; via the exons ATGGGGGAGATGGAGCAGCTGCGGCAGGAAGCAGAGCAGCTCAAGAAGCAGATTGCA GATGCCAGGAAGGCCTGTGCTGACATTACTCTGGCAGAG CTGGTGTCTGGCCTAGAGGTCGTGGGACGAGTGCAGATGCGGACGCGGCGGACGCTAAGGGGACACCTGGCCAAGATCTACGCCATGCACTGGGCCACCGACTCCAA GCTGCTGGTAAGTGCCTCACAAGACGGGAAGCTGATTGTGTGGGACACCTACACCACCAACAAG GTGCACGCCATCCCACTGCGCTCCTCCTGGGTCATGACCTGTGCCTACGCCCCGTCGGGGAACTTCGTGGCATGTGGGGGGCTGGACAACATGTGCTCCATCTACAGCCTCAAATCCCGGGAGGGCAATGTCAAGGTCAGCCGGGAGCTCTCTGCTCACACAG GTTATCTCTCCTGCTGCCGCTTCCTGGACGACAACAACATTGTGACCAGCTCCGGGGACACCACGTG tGCTCTGTGGGACATCGAGACCGGGCAGCAGAAGACTGTGTTTGTGGGACACACGGGGGACTGCATGAGCCTGGCCGTGTCCCCTGACTTCAAACTCTTCATTTCGGGGGCCTGTGATGCCAGCGCCAAGCTCTGGGACGTGCGGGAGGGGACCTGCCGGCAGACGTTCACGGGCCACGAGTCGGACATCAATGCTATCTGC TTCTTCCCCAACGGAGAGGCCATCTGCACGGGCTCGGACGACGCCTCCTGCCGCCTGTTTGACCTGCGGGCAGACCAGGAGCTGACCACCTACTCCCACGAGAGCATCGTCTGCGGCATCACGTCCGTGGCCTTCTCCCTCAGCGGCCGCCTGCTCTTTGCGGGCTACGACGACTTCAACTGCAATGTCTGGGACTCCATGAAGTGCGAGCGAGTGG gCATCCTCTCTGGCCACGACAACAGGGTCAGCTGCCTGGGGGTCACAGCTGATGGGATGGCTGTGGCCACTGGTTCCTGGGACAGCTTCCTCAAAATCTGGAACtga
- the GNB3 gene encoding guanine nucleotide-binding protein G(I)/G(S)/G(T) subunit beta-3 isoform X2 translates to MGEMEQLRQEAEQLKKQIADARKACADITLAELVSGLEVVGRVQMRTRRTLRGHLAKIYAMHWATDSKLLVSASQDGKLIVWDTYTTNKVHAIPLRSSWVMTCAYAPSGNFVACGGLDNMCSIYSLKSREGNVKVSRELSAHTGYLSCCRFLDDNNIVTSSGDTTALWDIETGQQKTVFVGHTGDCMSLAVSPDFKLFISGACDASAKLWDVREGTCRQTFTGHESDINAICFFPNGEAICTGSDDASCRLFDLRADQELTTYSHESIVCGITSVAFSLSGRLLFAGYDDFNCNVWDSMKCERVGILSGHDNRVSCLGVTADGMAVATGSWDSFLKIWN, encoded by the exons ATGGGGGAGATGGAGCAGCTGCGGCAGGAAGCAGAGCAGCTCAAGAAGCAGATTGCA GATGCCAGGAAGGCCTGTGCTGACATTACTCTGGCAGAG CTGGTGTCTGGCCTAGAGGTCGTGGGACGAGTGCAGATGCGGACGCGGCGGACGCTAAGGGGACACCTGGCCAAGATCTACGCCATGCACTGGGCCACCGACTCCAA GCTGCTGGTAAGTGCCTCACAAGACGGGAAGCTGATTGTGTGGGACACCTACACCACCAACAAG GTGCACGCCATCCCACTGCGCTCCTCCTGGGTCATGACCTGTGCCTACGCCCCGTCGGGGAACTTCGTGGCATGTGGGGGGCTGGACAACATGTGCTCCATCTACAGCCTCAAATCCCGGGAGGGCAATGTCAAGGTCAGCCGGGAGCTCTCTGCTCACACAG GTTATCTCTCCTGCTGCCGCTTCCTGGACGACAACAACATTGTGACCAGCTCCGGGGACACCAC tGCTCTGTGGGACATCGAGACCGGGCAGCAGAAGACTGTGTTTGTGGGACACACGGGGGACTGCATGAGCCTGGCCGTGTCCCCTGACTTCAAACTCTTCATTTCGGGGGCCTGTGATGCCAGCGCCAAGCTCTGGGACGTGCGGGAGGGGACCTGCCGGCAGACGTTCACGGGCCACGAGTCGGACATCAATGCTATCTGC TTCTTCCCCAACGGAGAGGCCATCTGCACGGGCTCGGACGACGCCTCCTGCCGCCTGTTTGACCTGCGGGCAGACCAGGAGCTGACCACCTACTCCCACGAGAGCATCGTCTGCGGCATCACGTCCGTGGCCTTCTCCCTCAGCGGCCGCCTGCTCTTTGCGGGCTACGACGACTTCAACTGCAATGTCTGGGACTCCATGAAGTGCGAGCGAGTGG gCATCCTCTCTGGCCACGACAACAGGGTCAGCTGCCTGGGGGTCACAGCTGATGGGATGGCTGTGGCCACTGGTTCCTGGGACAGCTTCCTCAAAATCTGGAACtga